TCTTCGAGGTAGAATGTACCGAGTGAGTTACCAAATGCACCAATCGCATACGGAGGAATTACCAGTCTGGTAACCTTGCTGCGGTTATACCACCAGTTGATAGACGAAGTCCATTTAATATTTGCCTTATTGACAGGCACCAGGTTCAATCCTATTTCCACACCCTGATTTTTCAGGTCGCCACTGTTTTTCCATTCAGCGCTGTAACCGGAAGATGCCGCCAGCGAGTGACGCAGCAGTACGTCCTGGATTCTTTTGTTGTAATAAGTTGCTTCCAGGCTAATACGGCCATTCAGCATACTGATGTCCAAACCGGTTTCAAACTCTTCCTGTCTTTCAGGTTTGATATCAGGATTTCCCTGCAGGTTATCGACCAATACACCGGGCAGCCCATCGATATTACTACCCAGCATGCCGGTGAACTTACTGCTGTAAGGCGGTACATTGCCTGACTGTCCATAGGCAGCCCTGATCTTGAGATTATCGACATTATCGACTGACCATCCTTTCAATTTGGTGAAGTTGAAAGAGAAAGCACCTTTCGGAAATGCATAGTACTTTTTGTATTCACCATTATTGGTAGAACGGTCAAAACGTACACCACCACTTAATGTGATGGCTTCTATCAGGGAGAGGTCTTCCTGTATGAAAACACCATTGTCCCTGAATTTGGAGCGAAACTGGCGGGTAGCGGTATTGGCACTGGCATCGACATTGCTCTGACCAGCTACGATATTGGTAGCCACCGTCACGATGTTATCAAAATACCCGGTTTCCAATGTGGCGCCTACAGTACTCGTCAGACTGATAGCCGGTGTTGGCGTAAAAGTATTGGCGAGGAAACCACCGAGGTTGGTATTGAGGTTATTGGTATTGCCCTGGATGGAATGTCCCTGTTTTGAATTTTCTTCAAACTGCAGGTCACGGGGAAAGAGGGCCATTGTTTTATAATTGAAAAAGTCCACCCCACCCCGACCAATAAACCGGGTATGAGAATGCTCGCTTTGTTGCAGGTGCACTTCCAGGTTACCTCCACCTACAAAACGGTTGGTGGTTTCATTGTTCGTCATCTTATCGCGGGTTTCCAGCGGGTTGGAAGCGGCGAAAGGATTGCGGGGATATTCGCCCAAAGCATTGGGATGAAGGTCCACAAAATCTGGGGTAGAAGACAGCGCTACGCCATAGCTGACGCCATTGTTATCATTGTTGGTCAGGCCCCTGTCTGCAGAGGAATAGATATAGTTAGTCGTGACACCGAGCGAAACCCGGTCACTGAGTTTATAGTCAATATTGAGGCGAACGGAGTTGTTAAAATAACCGGTACCTTTTACAATCCCCTCTTCCTGGCGGCGATTGCCGGAGAGGTAGAAAGTAGTCTTGTCTCCACCACCGCTGATGGCGAGATTGGTGTTCAGCACCTGCCCTTTCTGGCCAAACATTTCCTTTTCATAATCGAAGATCTTACCGGCGCTTTGGGCATCGGTAAATTGCGTTTTATAGGCTTCTCTTTTGGCGATTACAGCAGGATCAGTATTGTCCGCACTCCCGGCAAGATCGGCCGCCGTTTCGGCTGTAAATGGCCTTACACCCATCAGGTGTCGCACCTTCACCAAGCCGGCTTCCTGGTTGAGGCTCACTTTTGTTTTGCCAGCCCGTCCTTTTTTGGTGGTAATGATCACTACCCCGGCAGCGGCTTTGGCACCATACATGGCGGCGGCGGAAGCGCCTTTCAGGATTTCAATATTTTCAATATCGGTGGGACTCAGGTCTGCAATACGGCTGGAGGGGTTATCCTGGTTATTGGGGTTGCCGGCAGTAGCGGCGCCGGTAACGTCATTGAGGCCGGCAGGGATACTGCTGTTATTAAAGAAGATACCATCTACGACATACAGCGGTTGTGAGTTGCCGAATACCGAGGTAATACCTCTGAGTTTGACGGTGAAACCACCACCGGGGGCACCGGAATTGGCAGAGATCAAAGCGCCCGGGACCTTGCCACTGAGGGCGGCGTCGAAGGTCTGTGCGGGGGACACACCACTGAGTTGATTGGCAGAGATAGTGGCGACGGCATTCGCAAGATTACTTCGTTTGATGCTGGTAGCGGCGCCGGTCACCACAACTTCATCGAGGTGAGCAAGGTCTTCTTCCAGGGTCAGGTTGAGGATAGCCTGGTTGTTGGTGAGGCGGATAGTTTGGGTTTTGTACCCGGTATAGCTGATCACTAACGTAGAGGCACCGGCGGGAACGGCGATGGAAAATTTACCGCTGGCGTCGGTCATGCTGCCCCTGCTGGTATTGGTTACCCGGATGGTTACACCGGGTACTGCCTGACCGGTTTTCGCATCTCTTATTTGTCCGGTCACATTTTGCTGCGCGAATAATGCATAAGTAGCGCATAGGCATAACAGTAGCAGCAAGCTAAATTTTTGCAAAAGCATAGCTTGAAGGGTTTAGAGTGTGAGTTGAAATTTGACTGGTTACAGACTACAAAATTTTGGTTATTAAAAGCTGTCGTGGTTCCTGCTAAATGGGTTCAACACGGTTTCGGGGGCGCAGGTGATTATTACTCAGGCATCAGATCGATGCGGCAGATTACGGATTTTTTCAGGGTTTTCGTTTTTTTTATTTGGAGGGATGGGGTTATTTTTTATAAAGTAAGTATTAATACTCTGTAGAATGGGCTGTCTCAAAACTTCGAGACGGCCTATTTTTATTCGGGTACCTACCTGATGGAGAAATTTTTCGTACATGAAATTTTCAGCGCCTTCCGGCAACTTGTGATACATCCTCTTTGTCTATAGTGGACCTTCGATGCTGTTACATCACCATAAGTACATTATAAGGACACTTGTATATCAATTTGATATTGAGGTGAAGAATAAGTGATGTATTAGTACTCATTTGGTATTATAGTTACACTATAGTTCCACCGTATGTAGTAACATTGTTCCTGTAACCTCAAAATTGTTTGTTATGGCACTTGTAAAAGACAACATACTCCTCCAACTCGTGCGGGGAACCCTCGGCGATCAACTCACGATTTACGAACGGAACGGACAGATAATAATGGCGAAGAAGCGCGGTCCGTCAAAGAAAAAGCCGACGAAAAAACAGCTGGAAGCAAGGTATAAGATGACAATAGCGGCGGCTTATGCGCAGTCGATCCTGAAGGATCCGGAGTTAAAGGCTTATTATAAGTCAAAGGCTGGACCTGGGCAGAATGCTTATAATATGGCGGTGAAAGATGCTTTCAGATCGCCTGAGATTCAGCATATCAGGTTTGAAGAGACAGATGTGGTGGTGACTGCGAAAGATGAATTCCGGGTCGTGGATGTGGATGTACGGGTACATGATGCGGCGGGTACGATGCTGGAAAGAGGCAAGGCAGTGTTGGGCCGGAATGGGGTAGATTGGTATTATAAAGCAGCGGTGTTGCCTGCAGGAGGCAAGGTTGTAGTAGTGGCGGTAGATTTGCCGGGGAATGAAACGTTGAGGGAGTTGGTGATTGCGGGGGGATAGAGTGAAATGAGAAGCCGCCTCATATTGGTAATGAGACGGCTTTGTATGTAACTATTAAAGATTGGGACGGTGTTGTTGGAGGATGATTTAGAGGGCTTGGCTTTCAGGTTCCTGGTTTTCCGGGTTCTGCTTCTCAGTATCCTACTTTTCAGAATCCAGTTTTCCGGGTTCCTGATTTTCTGATTCCTGCTGCCCTGGATCCTTCATTTCGTGGCCCTGAATATCCGATTCCAGCTGCTCGTCTTCTTGTTTTTCGGCTTCTTGTTTTTCGGCTTCTTCTATTGCTGGTATCTCTTTAGAGTTTTTCTCTTTTTTACCCGTAAATAACTTTCGGATAAAACCACCTACAGCAATAAATCCTAAAAGAATAAATTTCCAGAAAGCAGCACCAAATTTAACAAGAAGGGCAAAGAAACCTACCTTGGCAAGCACTTTGCCAGCGATCAGACCACCAATAGTATAAGCAGCTACCTTATCGATTTTTGGATCAAAATCCTTGTAAGCATTACCACTAGTAAACTTCGCCATTTGCAACACTTTATCTATATCAGCTTTTACCAGCGGTAATTCATTCATAGTACATATTGCATTCATAGAAAGCACCCCATCACGACCTAATATCCTGATTTCGTAGTTCAGTGTATGAGGCGTGTCTTCTCCGAATTTAATTTCTCTGGCCCAGTGGAGCACTTTGTTTTCCTTGTCGTAAAAGGGAGATTGTGCCCAGCCCATCATATGAATTGGCTGGTAACCATTCTTTACTCTTTCCGTATTTGCTGCCACTTCTTCCTTTTGAATATCTTTCAGCAGGTCGTCATAATTGATCTTTGAGGCATCATAGTCCTTTACATAACCGATGTTTTCATATCGCACCACAAAAGCATAGCTGGTAGAATCAAAGGCATCAGCATTAGCAGGGAAAATCATCCCCAGGATATCATCTGACACTGAAGGCGGGTTGCCCCACAAATCGGTCAGAATATACTTGCTCTGTGCTGCATTCAGGAATTTAAAGCCCGCAGGTACATTGATATCAGCCTTACCGCCGGACAAGTGAATCAAACCAGATTCCCACTTTTCCGATTGCTTTACTGAGTCTACGAATTTGCTGTATTGTTTTTCAGCCATGACAATCGAATCGTCCACAGGAGTGGCCGCTTTCAGGCCCAGCGCAAGTAGGAGCACGCTGGCCAGGTAAAGGAATTTTCGCATATAGAGGTATAAATTAAAGATTGTAAAAGTGGGAATAATTTTGATGTATCCGTAATATATTGGACGAAAAATGGGTTTCAGAGGATGGATTTAATCTTGTAACCTATGGATGTTAAAGGTGCGTATTGGAGTTACTTACGCAAGTATCGTTTTGACGGGTAAACAAAAAAAGCATACAGTTAGCAATTAACCGATGCCTTCATTTTATTATTAGAAAATCATTTTCCTGAATAGAAGAAACCTTCTCCTGCTACCGTAGGCGTTATTTCAGCACTACATTATTAAAGTACTTATTAAATATATGTACAGCTGTCTTTTTACCCTCGAGTGTAGGCCCCTCTATACCTTTCAATGGGTAATTCATTTTCAGCAATTCCCATTTATGGCTGCCTAACTGATGAAAAGGAATGATCTCTACCCTATCCACTGTTTTATATCTTGTAAAATGCTTGGCCCATTCTTCCAGGTACTCTACCTGGTCTGTCCATCCGGGAACCAATACATACCTCAACCACATCCGCTTACCAGTAGATTCACGGTAGGCAGCAAGGTCCAGTGTATTCCGGTTACTCAGGCCGGTAAGTTTATGATGCCATTCATCATTGATATGTTTTACATCAAGCAGTAACAGGTCAGTATGTTCCATTAATTCATGGGTAGCCTCATCATTCAGACGGCCATTGGAATCCAGGCAGGTATTGATTCCTATCTCATGGAGCGCTTTAAAAAAGGTAGTGATCTTATTGCGTTGCAACAGGGGCTCCCCTCCTGAAACGGTGACGCCGCCATCCTTTCCAAAATAAGTGCGCTGCCGGTCTGCTCTTTTCACCAATTCGTCAATGCCAATCAACATGCCACCTTTTACATCAAGTGTATCAGGGTTCTGGCAGTAAACGCAGCGGAACTGGCATCCCTGTACAAATACAACCATTCGAACGCCTGGTCCGTCGTGAGTGCCAAATGTTTCAAGAGAGTGAATACGCAAATGTTCCGGATCATCGAGGTTTAGCGCGGCAGCCTCGAGGTCCTGTAAAGGAAAGTACAACATAGTCTAAAAAAGGAAGGTCGATAGAAGGCAGAGACAAAACAGCGGACTGCAGATGCAATCCGCTGTTGTCTTACTTAGTCCCAATTGATCACATACTCTCGTGGAAAGTACGTGTTATCACTTCAAGCTGATGCGCCCTGGATAAGCGCACGAAGTTTACAGCATAGCCGGATACACGGATGGTGAGCTGAGGATAATTCTCAGGATGCTCGTAAGCGTCCATCAATGTTTCGCGGTTCAGCACATTTACATTCAGGTGATGCGCCATTTTGTTAAAGTAGCCATTCATGGTAGTCACCAGGTTATTAATCTGTTCGTCTCTTGTATCACCCAGTGATTTAGGGATCATAGAGAACGTGTTAGAAATACCATCCTGTGCATCTTTGTAATCCAGTTTACAAACAGAGTTGAGAGATGCGATTGCACCGCTACAATCTCTTCCGTGCATTGGATTGGCGCCGGGCGCGAAGGCTTCGCCTTTCTTACGTCCGTCAGGAGTCGCACCTGTGTTGCTACCGTACATTACGTTACTTGTAATGGTCAGCAGAGACAGGGTCGGTGTAGAATTCTTGTAGGTAGCATGCTTGCGCAGCTCTGTGATGAAGAAGTGAGTGATTTCTTTTGCAATGTTATCTACTCTGTCATCATCGTTACCATATTTAGGATATTCTCCTTCAATTTTATAGTCTACGGTCAGGCCACGATCATCCCTGATCGGAGTCACCTTCGCATATTTGATAGCGGAGAGGGAGTCTGCTATGATGGAAATACCGGCAGCACCATATGCAATGTCGATATGAGGATCTGTATCTACCAGAGACATCTGGGCTCTTTCATAATAATATTTATCATGCATGTAGTGGATGATAAACATTGCTTTGGCATACACTCTCGCCAGTTCTGCCAAAGTTTGTTTGAACACACCCAAAACCTGGTTGTATTCCAGCGGACCATCGGCCAGCACAGGAATGTTCTTGATCACTTCCAGACCATCGATTTCTTCTTTACCGGCATTCAGGGCAATCAGTAATGCCTTAGGCAGGTTTGCTCTTGCACCAAAGTGCTGGATAGATTTACCGATTTCCTGGTAGGATACGCAACAAGCGATACCATAGTCATCAGAACCACGGGTACCTCTCATCAGGTCATCGTTTTCGTACTGGATAGAAGAAGTATCGATAGATACCTGTGCACAGAAGCGTTTGAAACCTTCTGGCAGACTGTCAGCCCACAGTACAGTCAGATTTGGTTCTGGTGAAGAACCCAGGTTGTACAGGGTCTGCAGGAAACGGAAAGAAGTCTTGGTTACTTTAGTACGACCATCGTGCAGTGTACCACCGAGTGCTTCAGTTACCCAGGTAGGGTCACCACCAAAGATCTCGTCGTAGCTACCAGGACGCAAGTGACGTACCAGTCTCAGTTTCATTACGAACTGGTCGATGATTTCCTGTGCTTCTTCTTCATTGATCAATCCAGCCTGTAGGTCTCTTTCAATAAATACATCCAGGAAGGAGGATACATTACCCAAAGACATTGCAGCACCATCCTGTTCTTTTACAGCAGCCAGGTAAGCAAAGTACACCCATTGTACAGCTTCGCGGGCATTTTCTGCAGGGCGGGCTACATCACAACCATAGGCAGCAGCCATGGTGATCATGTCTTTCAGCGCACTGATCTGGGCATTGATCTCTTCACGCAGACGCACTTTGTGTTCAGTCATTTCACCACCCACCTTGTTCAGGTCAGCTTTCTTGAATTTAATCAGCTGATCAGCACCATACAGCGCCAGGCGGCGGAAGTCGCCAATGATACGACCACGTGCATAGTTGTCTGGTAAGCCAGTCAGTACGTGTTTGGAGCGGAATGCCCTGATTTCGCTGTCATAGGCATTGAACACACCTTCATTATGGTTTTTAGCATAATTGAAAATGTCGATCACTCTTGAAGATACTGTCAGTCCTTTTTCTTTCACAGCGGATTCAACCAGCTTGATACCGCCAAAAGGCTTCATCGCACGTTTTAAAAGTTGATCAGTTTGCAGGCCAACAATAATTTCATCCTCCTTTTTAATATAGCCCGGCGCAAAGGCGGTCATATTGGAGATGGTTTCTGTGTCAATGGCCAGAACGCCATTGTTCGCTCTTTCTTTGAGCAATTCTTTTTTAACGGTATCCCACAAGCGGTTAGTTCTTGCAGAAATACCTGACAGGAATGAAGCATCACCCTGGTAAGGTCTGATGTTTTTTACAACGAAATCATATACGTTCATTGTAGTATTCCAATCACCTGATTTGAAGGGAACAGCGGTCACATCTTTTATCATATCCTTGAATTTTATTTATTCTCTAGATAATGATACAAAGTTAATCCCCGCGCGGGTGGATATTTGTGTTCGTCGTCAGTCTATATAGTGATTATAGTTGTGGATGAGAATTAATTGTAGGTGATTGTAGGTGAAAATATAGGTGTGATTATAAATTTGAATGTGTGGATGGTTGTGGATGTGAGGATGGTTGTGGATGTTCTCTTTTCCACTTGGTAGCGAAGTAGGCACCCCAGCCTTTGATATATTCGTAAAACTGGTATTCGTTTTCGAAGTCCAGGAGCATCTCGTAACTAGGCCGGTAGGCGACCATGAAGGAATCCAGAACGGGCGATTCCAGTCCGGTGAGGCGCTTTACAAGCGGCATATTAAAGCGGTGAGTAATGTATTTATCCTGTTCAATAGCAATTAGTTGGTCGCGGAAATGCTCCATTCTTTTTGCTTTTCGCCAGCTTAAGAGGAGGTCGAGGTTTACGCCTACGCCACCCATGCCGGTGGCGATATATTCGCGGGAATAATCGAATACCTTGCGGTACTCCTGTCTGAATTCGGCGGAGTCCTGTTTGTAGCTTTTTTGCTGTACTACTACGGTAGGGAGTACTTTGATATCTACATGTAATCCCACATCAAAGGGTCGGTTTACGTTCAATTCCTTTACGGGGAATTTCATGGTTACCTTGCCCTGGTAGGAAAAACTCAGGGAATCTTTGAGGTTGATGCGGATGGTGTAATGCCCCATGGAATCAGTGGCCGTACCGCCACCGGCGGAATTTATTACGCTCACGCCTGCCATGCCATAGCGTTCCGTACGTTCATACACGGTACCTTTGACCTGCACTACCTGGGCAAAGGTCAGCGATCGGATGGCGATCATGGTAATCAGTAATGCAAATGATTTGTGTAGAATTGAAATACTCATCTGGAAGGCAAACTAATACAGATGAGAAAAACAAACAAGTGGATGTTAAATATTAACAAACAATTGTATAAGAAACCCCGCGATGGGACGCGGGGTTGGGGGTTTTAGAAGGCGAAAAAAAGTTTTTTGGATCAGGCGGATTGATCAGCGGTTTGAACATAACCAAAGGCCGGTTTGATCGTGAGTCCGATTTGATCACCGCCCCTATTTTGATCAGGCGTTCTCCAATTCTGTATAGATGAGCTTCTTCATCTTCATCAATGCCCCCATCACATGCTGGAACTTACCTGGATTCTTCATCCATTCACCCAGTTTATCAGGAACGATCTGCCAGCTGATACCATATTTATCGACCAGCCAGCCGCAGGCCACCTCATGGCCGCCATTGGCGATCAGGCCATCCCAATATTTGTCAATTTCTGCCTGATCTTTACAGTTTACCACCAGGGAAATGGCGTCAACAAAGCCAAATCCATGTTCGGCAGAGCTATCCATGGCCATGGCCACGAAGTTCTTGATTTTGAACTGAGCGTGCTTTACATAATTGGTATTGTCCTCTCCTTCGTTGTATTTCAGAATACCCTGAATATCATTTTCAGGGAATAAACCGGTATAGAAGTGCAATGCCTCTTCTGCTTTGCCGGCATTAGTACCGGTGAACATCAGGGTGGGGCAGAATTTCTGGTTCATATCGTTTTTGCCACCGGTATACAGCTGCCAGGAGATGCCAAATTTATCCTGCACCCAGGCGTATTTGGAACTCCAGGGGTAGGTATCCAATGGCATGAGGGCGCTGCCGCCGGTGATCAGTTTTAGGTAATAGGCTTCTGTTTCCTGTTCATTTTCACACAATACCATGAAGGAAATGGATGGATTGGGGGTGGATGAAGGCCCGTCATTGAGTAACATAAATTGCTGACCGCTCAGATTGAGCGTGATTACGATTGGGTTGGAGGTGGTAATGGCGCCGTCTCCAAAAGTGTCTAAGTAAAAGTCAGCCGCTTCCGCAATTTTGCCTTTGATGGTGAGGCAAGGATAGATGGAATTGTTCATGATGATCAATTATGTTATTAATAAGTAATTTTTGCGATACAACATTTTGGAGAGCTGTTTTGCCATGTCCTTTTTAATAATGGGAGCTGTATTGCCTTATAGCTTTTTAAAGCGCTGTTCTGCCATGCCCTATTTAATGACGGAGCTGTATTGCCTTATAGCTTTTTAAAGTGCTGTTCTGCCATGCCCTATTTAATGACGGAGCTATTTTGCCTTACCGCTTTTTAAAACGCCATTTTTACCATACAACGACAAAGGTTCATCCCCATATACCATTCAATACAGAAGCCCGCAGGGTCAATGCTGCCATCGTGAATTAATTGCTGGAAAGCATTGCCAATGGCAGGAATGTCTTTCATAAAATCATGAACGTCGATGAACAGGTACGCTCCTTTTGAGATCACTTTGGTTTCCAGGTTATGCTTAGAGAACTCACCGGGGTGCAGTTCCGCAGCCGCAGCCTTGTAAAGAATACGACCATCTCCGGATGGCCAGGAAAGCCCGAAATATTTCCTTTTTTCGTCGAAAGGAACAAGGCTATGTAAGGTCTCATGGGCCTGCTTTACTCCTT
This Chitinophaga sancti DNA region includes the following protein-coding sequences:
- a CDS encoding SusC/RagA family TonB-linked outer membrane protein; translated protein: MLLQKFSLLLLLCLCATYALFAQQNVTGQIRDAKTGQAVPGVTIRVTNTSRGSMTDASGKFSIAVPAGASTLVISYTGYKTQTIRLTNNQAILNLTLEEDLAHLDEVVVTGAATSIKRSNLANAVATISANQLSGVSPAQTFDAALSGKVPGALISANSGAPGGGFTVKLRGITSVFGNSQPLYVVDGIFFNNSSIPAGLNDVTGAATAGNPNNQDNPSSRIADLSPTDIENIEILKGASAAAMYGAKAAAGVVIITTKKGRAGKTKVSLNQEAGLVKVRHLMGVRPFTAETAADLAGSADNTDPAVIAKREAYKTQFTDAQSAGKIFDYEKEMFGQKGQVLNTNLAISGGGDKTTFYLSGNRRQEEGIVKGTGYFNNSVRLNIDYKLSDRVSLGVTTNYIYSSADRGLTNNDNNGVSYGVALSSTPDFVDLHPNALGEYPRNPFAASNPLETRDKMTNNETTNRFVGGGNLEVHLQQSEHSHTRFIGRGGVDFFNYKTMALFPRDLQFEENSKQGHSIQGNTNNLNTNLGGFLANTFTPTPAISLTSTVGATLETGYFDNIVTVATNIVAGQSNVDASANTATRQFRSKFRDNGVFIQEDLSLIEAITLSGGVRFDRSTNNGEYKKYYAFPKGAFSFNFTKLKGWSVDNVDNLKIRAAYGQSGNVPPYSSKFTGMLGSNIDGLPGVLVDNLQGNPDIKPERQEEFETGLDISMLNGRISLEATYYNKRIQDVLLRHSLAASSGYSAEWKNSGDLKNQGVEIGLNLVPVNKANIKWTSSINWWYNRSKVTRLVIPPYAIGAFGNSLGTFYLEEGQPATQIKGTVGSDLKLIGNSEPKFQMSFYNEVTVFKNWSLRFLLHWKKGGDNINLTQLLTDAGATSFDYDDIINGQKAGVYRLGAGDASIYVQDASYVRIREIGLYYNVPLKNTKTISGIRLGVSANNFFTWTHYVGYDPEVSNFGSNTISTSSSRGSNGLSTGVDVMPFPASKRASFHIGVDF
- a CDS encoding DUF2167 domain-containing protein codes for the protein MRKFLYLASVLLLALGLKAATPVDDSIVMAEKQYSKFVDSVKQSEKWESGLIHLSGGKADINVPAGFKFLNAAQSKYILTDLWGNPPSVSDDILGMIFPANADAFDSTSYAFVVRYENIGYVKDYDASKINYDDLLKDIQKEEVAANTERVKNGYQPIHMMGWAQSPFYDKENKVLHWAREIKFGEDTPHTLNYEIRILGRDGVLSMNAICTMNELPLVKADIDKVLQMAKFTSGNAYKDFDPKIDKVAAYTIGGLIAGKVLAKVGFFALLVKFGAAFWKFILLGFIAVGGFIRKLFTGKKEKNSKEIPAIEEAEKQEAEKQEDEQLESDIQGHEMKDPGQQESENQEPGKLDSEK
- the pflA gene encoding pyruvate formate-lyase-activating protein → MLYFPLQDLEAAALNLDDPEHLRIHSLETFGTHDGPGVRMVVFVQGCQFRCVYCQNPDTLDVKGGMLIGIDELVKRADRQRTYFGKDGGVTVSGGEPLLQRNKITTFFKALHEIGINTCLDSNGRLNDEATHELMEHTDLLLLDVKHINDEWHHKLTGLSNRNTLDLAAYRESTGKRMWLRYVLVPGWTDQVEYLEEWAKHFTRYKTVDRVEIIPFHQLGSHKWELLKMNYPLKGIEGPTLEGKKTAVHIFNKYFNNVVLK
- the pflB gene encoding formate C-acetyltransferase; this translates as MIKDVTAVPFKSGDWNTTMNVYDFVVKNIRPYQGDASFLSGISARTNRLWDTVKKELLKERANNGVLAIDTETISNMTAFAPGYIKKEDEIIVGLQTDQLLKRAMKPFGGIKLVESAVKEKGLTVSSRVIDIFNYAKNHNEGVFNAYDSEIRAFRSKHVLTGLPDNYARGRIIGDFRRLALYGADQLIKFKKADLNKVGGEMTEHKVRLREEINAQISALKDMITMAAAYGCDVARPAENAREAVQWVYFAYLAAVKEQDGAAMSLGNVSSFLDVFIERDLQAGLINEEEAQEIIDQFVMKLRLVRHLRPGSYDEIFGGDPTWVTEALGGTLHDGRTKVTKTSFRFLQTLYNLGSSPEPNLTVLWADSLPEGFKRFCAQVSIDTSSIQYENDDLMRGTRGSDDYGIACCVSYQEIGKSIQHFGARANLPKALLIALNAGKEEIDGLEVIKNIPVLADGPLEYNQVLGVFKQTLAELARVYAKAMFIIHYMHDKYYYERAQMSLVDTDPHIDIAYGAAGISIIADSLSAIKYAKVTPIRDDRGLTVDYKIEGEYPKYGNDDDRVDNIAKEITHFFITELRKHATYKNSTPTLSLLTITSNVMYGSNTGATPDGRKKGEAFAPGANPMHGRDCSGAIASLNSVCKLDYKDAQDGISNTFSMIPKSLGDTRDEQINNLVTTMNGYFNKMAHHLNVNVLNRETLMDAYEHPENYPQLTIRVSGYAVNFVRLSRAHQLEVITRTFHESM
- a CDS encoding VOC family protein → MNNSIYPCLTIKGKIAEAADFYLDTFGDGAITTSNPIVITLNLSGQQFMLLNDGPSSTPNPSISFMVLCENEQETEAYYLKLITGGSALMPLDTYPWSSKYAWVQDKFGISWQLYTGGKNDMNQKFCPTLMFTGTNAGKAEEALHFYTGLFPENDIQGILKYNEGEDNTNYVKHAQFKIKNFVAMAMDSSAEHGFGFVDAISLVVNCKDQAEIDKYWDGLIANGGHEVACGWLVDKYGISWQIVPDKLGEWMKNPGKFQHVMGALMKMKKLIYTELENA